Proteins from a genomic interval of Nostoc sp. TCL240-02:
- a CDS encoding branched-chain amino acid ABC transporter permease produces MDTQFAQLIVNGIAVGSIIALAAVGLTLTYGILRLSNFAHGDFLTLGAYLTWLINSIGVNIWLSMILAAAGTVAAMLLSEKFLWSKMRSIRATSTTLIIISIGLALFLRNGIIFIWGGKNQNYNLPVTTALDIFGLKVPQNQLLVLGLAILAIFALHYLLQNTKIGKAMRAVADDLDLARVSGINVDRVIFWTWLIAGTLTSLGGSMYGLITTVRPNMGWFLILPLFASVILGGIGNPYGAIAAAFIIGIVQEVSTPWLGSQYKQGVALLIMILVLLIRPKGLFKGTI; encoded by the coding sequence ATGGATACACAATTCGCCCAACTAATCGTCAATGGAATTGCGGTAGGGAGCATTATTGCTCTAGCCGCAGTCGGACTGACTCTTACTTATGGAATTTTACGGTTATCTAACTTTGCTCATGGTGACTTTTTAACTTTAGGAGCCTATCTCACCTGGCTGATCAATAGTATTGGAGTTAATATTTGGCTGTCAATGATCCTGGCGGCGGCGGGAACAGTAGCAGCAATGCTGTTATCGGAAAAGTTCTTGTGGTCAAAGATGCGCTCTATCCGTGCTACTTCCACTACGCTGATTATTATTTCTATCGGGCTTGCCTTATTTCTTCGCAATGGGATTATTTTTATCTGGGGTGGCAAGAACCAAAACTATAATTTACCTGTCACCACAGCTTTAGACATCTTTGGTTTAAAAGTACCGCAAAATCAATTATTGGTATTGGGGTTAGCGATACTAGCAATTTTTGCGCTGCATTACCTGCTGCAAAATACCAAAATTGGTAAGGCGATGCGAGCAGTTGCTGACGATCTGGACTTAGCTAGGGTTTCAGGTATTAATGTTGACCGAGTAATTTTCTGGACTTGGCTAATTGCTGGCACTCTTACGTCATTGGGAGGCAGCATGTATGGGTTGATTACAACCGTGCGTCCAAATATGGGATGGTTCTTAATTTTACCCTTATTTGCCTCAGTGATTCTTGGGGGGATTGGCAACCCTTATGGTGCGATCGCAGCAGCTTTTATCATTGGCATCGTCCAAGAAGTCAGCACCCCTTGGCTGGGTTCACAGTATAAACAGGGTGTAGCACTGTTGATCATGATTTTGGTGCTGCTTATTCGTCCCAAAGGTTTATTCAAAGGAACGATTTGA
- a CDS encoding photosystem I protein PsaX translates to MTAKTTKNPANSPVADSGAKPPYPYRTGWAIFLLAINFLVAAWYFHIIE, encoded by the coding sequence ATGACCGCTAAAACAACGAAGAATCCTGCAAATTCCCCAGTTGCCGACAGTGGAGCTAAACCTCCCTACCCCTATCGCACAGGCTGGGCAATCTTCTTATTAGCTATCAATTTCCTGGTAGCAGCCTGGTATTTCCACATTATTGAATAG